A part of Acropora palmata chromosome 6, jaAcrPala1.3, whole genome shotgun sequence genomic DNA contains:
- the LOC141883865 gene encoding uncharacterized protein LOC141883865, translated as MSEARNVARMETSRQMREGGGFLVRRPIGDGIKQCDPFLMLDHLGPVVYGPGEAAGAPDHPHRGFETVTYLIDGEMKHEDSAGNKGVLKEGWVQWMTAGSGVVHSEMPSDEFLKRGGRSEGFQLWVNLPAKDKMIKPRYQDTDAKKIPVVTSPDGKTKVKVIAGKSLGTKAVIDTHSPIMFLDIHVTAGGSFEQNVPKEYNAFAYVWRGAGSFTADKISVDMGKVAVLDGKGDTFQINANPSEDIHVLLIAGVPIREPIARHGPFVMNKWEEIEQAFADYASGKLGSIEGSEERFAKTRMAVNKQKQTGTWTKN; from the exons atgtctgAAGCTCGTAATGTTGCTCGAATGGAAACTTCTCGACAGATGAGGGAAGGCGGCGGATTTCTCGTTCGAAGGCCCATTGGTGACGGCATCAAGCAATGTGACCCTTTCTTGATGTTGGATCACTTGGGTCCCGTAGTTTACGGCCCCGGAGAAGCGGCCGGAGCACCAGACCATCCTCATCGGGGATTTGAAACTGTCACATATCTAATTGATG gAGAGATGAAACATGAGGATAGTGCTGGAAACAAAGGAGTCTTGAAGGAAGGTTGGGTTCAGTGGATGACCGCAGGGTCAGGTGTTGTTCACAGTGAGATGCCATCTGATGAATTTCTCAAACGAGGTGGGAGATCCGAGGGATTTCAACTTTGGGTGAATTTACCTGCTAAAGACAAGATGATCAAGCCAAGATATCAAGATACAGATGCCAAAAAAATTCCTGTCGTCACTAGTCCAG ATGGAAAAACAAAGGTGAAAGTCATTGCAGGAAAGAGCCTGGGAACCAAAGCAGTTATTGACACACACTCACCAATTATGTTCCTGGACATTCATGTGACAGCTGGTGGATCTTTTGAGCAGAATGTTCCCAAGGAATACAACGCATTTGCGTATGTCTGGAGGGGAGCTGGTTCATTTACCGCTGACAAAATATCCGTTGATATGGGGAAG GTTGCTGTGTTGGATGGCAAGGGTGATACTTTTCAGATCAATGCAAATCCTAGTGAAGACATCCACGTGCTACTAATTGCAGGAGTACCAATTAGGGAACCCATTGCTCGTCATGGACCATTTGTGATGAACAAATGGGAAGAAATTGAACAGGCATTTGCTGACTATGCTTCAGGAAAGCTTGGCTCCATTGAAGGGTCTGAAGAGCGATTTGCCAAGACACGTATGGCagttaacaaacaaaaacaaactggaACATGGACgaaaaattaa
- the LOC141884381 gene encoding NADP-dependent malic enzyme-like, which yields MFKKIFSYTNSRMVEEQENGKRSSRREVVSTTGACRVKVTQSSGIAMSGVRHVNKIPTIRGTDILRDARLNKGTAFTLEERQILGIHGLLPPCISTQEIQCQRVYAELHKKANDLQRYIQLMALLERNESLFFKLLMDHTEELMPIVYTPTVGLACQKYGVIFRKPRGLFVSINDLGHVEELLENWPVDDVKAIVVTDGERILGLGDLGCCGMGIPVGKLALYTVCSRIDPKVCLPVMIDVGTNNQTLLDDPLYIGVPQKRATGKPYDDLIDEFIQASVKRFGKSVLIQFEDFGNQNAFRFLEKYRNKICTFNDDIQGTASVTVAGVLAALRITKNKLADHNFLFQGAGEAAIGIADLLVLAMVKEGLSEEDAKRRIWLVDSKGLIVKDRAVGGLNEQKLKYAHSMEHIRTLAEVVKKVKPTVIIGVAAVAGAFTEEIVKSMASFNERPVIFALSNPTSKAECTAEQAYTWTNGKAVFASGSPFSPVTLPDGRQFVPGQGNNSYIFPGVALGVIASKAQHVTDEMFLLAAESLADQVTSSQLEKGCLFPPLSDIREVSFRVAVDVVKLAYASGLATVHPEPSDKEQLVKENLYYPDYISYIPSTYAWPKQ from the exons atgtttaaaaaaattttcagcTACACCAATTCGAGAATGGTTGAAGAGCAAGAAAATGGGAAAAGGTCGAG CAGACGAGAGGTAGTGTCGACGACTGGAGCTTGCCGTGTTAAAGTCACACAGAGTTCAGGAATAGCTATGTCTGGTGTCAGACATGTAAACAAGATTCCCACTATCAGAGGAACAGATATTCTGAGAGATGCTCGTTTAAACAAG GGAACAGCCTTCACTCTTGAAGAAAGACAAATACTTGGAATACATGGCCTCTTACCACCTTGCATTTCAACGCAAGAAATTCAGTGTCAACGCGTTTATGCAGAATTACACAAAAAGGCCAACGATCTTCAACGATACATTCAACTTATGGCTCTGCTGGAAAGAAATGAGTCCTTATTCTTCAAACTCTTGATGGATCACACAGAAGAATTGATGCCAATAGTTTACACTCCAACAGTAGGACTTGCATGTCAGAAATATGGTGTAATTTTCAGGAAACCCAGAGGTCTGTTTGTTTCTATAAATGATCTAGGGCATGTCGAAGAACTCTTGGAAAATTGGCCAGTTGATGATGTAAAG GCTATCGTTGTTACTGATGGGGAACGTATTCTTGGCCTGGGCGACCTTGGCTGTTGTGGAATGGGTATACCTGTTGGAAAACTTGCACTTTACACAGTGTGTAGTAGAATTGATCCAAAAGTGTGTCTTCCAGTCATGATTGATGTAGGAACCAATAATCAG ACATTACTGGATGATCCATTGTACATTGGAGTACCCCAAAAGCGTGCGACTGGTAAACCATACGACGATCTGATTGACGAATTTATTCAAGCATCTGTAAAGAG GTTTGGTAAATCAGTTCTGATTCAGTTTGAAGATTTTGGGAACCAAAATGCCTTCCGATTCCTGGAAAAGTATAGAAACAAGATTTGTACTTTCAATGATGACATCCAAG GTACAGCATCTGTCACAGTTGCTGGAGTGCTTGCTGCCCTGCGAATAACTAAGAACAAACTTGCAGATCATAACTTCCTCTTTCAAGGTGCAGGAGAG GCTGCAATTGGAATTGCTGATTTACTCGTTCTTGCCATGGTCAAGGAAGGATTATCAGAAGAGGATGCCAAGAGAAGAATATGGCTGGTGGATTCTAAAGGACTTATTGTAAAG GATCGTGCAGTTGGAGGTTTAAACGAGCAGAAGCTCAAATATGCACATTCCATGGAACACATCAGAACCCTGGCTGAAGTGGTAAAGAAAGTTAAACCAACTGTCATCATTG GTGTTGCTGCAGTTGCTGGTGCTTTTACTGAAGAGATCGTCAAGTCCATGGCTTCGTTCAATGAGAGACCTGTGATTTTTGCGCTTAGCAATCCAACCTCGAAAGCTGAGTGCACTGCAGAGCAAGCGTATACTTGGACTAAT ggTAAGGCTGTGTTTGCCAGTGGAAGTCCTTTTTCACCTGTGACCCTCCCTGATGGTCGTCAGTTCGTACCAGGACAAGGCAACAATTCGTACATCTTTCCAGGAGTGGCACTTGGTGTCATCGCTAGCAAAGCTCAACATGTGACTGATGAGATGTTCCTCCTCGCTGCAGAG tcCCTGGCAGATCAGGTTACTTCGTCACAGCTGGAGAAAGGCTGCCTGTTCCCACCTCTTAGTGACATTCGAGAAGTGTCATTCAGAGTGGCTGTTGACGTAGTGAAGCTTGCTTACGCCAGTGGATTGGCCACAGTCCACCCAGAGCCCAGTGACAAGGAACAACTCGTGAAAGAGAACCTGTATTATCCGGATTACATCTCTTACATTCCTTCTACTTATGCCTGGCCAAAGCAATAA
- the LOC141883864 gene encoding actin-binding protein WASF3-like, whose translation MPLIKRSVNPTELSRGKLADGLKSELEAVSVNTLCGIMRQLSSISKHAEDLFGELCAETNNVFQRTNSLQERIQNLSHKVTQLDSNVEEVSLQDINMRKAFKCTIVTDQQVLGSNTLPSAMRERYQGCDKPPRLQEMNPYRDDNKNALKFYTDPTYFFELWCEEMKKETEKKKKKRRGGRVRAATGEKKPVKAIKKKVYCAHGEEFKTPGSSTPTTPVTEEAINADSDAHHVEQSKQANGGIPGSAPPNHIIESSKSGSPAARRQSRRYTNQNVNRPNAAPPPPPPLASMEKFVSLPRSDSVSSHGVPVLPTLPNPAAPPPPPPPPPPPLLGQKGVNALKQAPSESSVGAQPTMSPSSTSLTTSNSESSISVQSSDTPLPPKAQVDARSDLLSAIRHGMELRKVQVQEARKAPESNGFGDVASILARRIAVEYSSSEDESETGSEWSDGEDE comes from the exons ATGCCGCTCATAAAGCGGTCCGTAAATCCGACCGAGCTAAGCCGTGGGAAGTTAGCCGATGGGCTAAAGAGTGAGCTGGAGGCAGTGTCGGTCAATACGTTGTGCGGGATAATGCGACAACTAAGCAGCATTTCAAAACATGCCGAGGACTTGTTTGGAGAATTATGCGCAGAGACAAACAACGTCTTTCAGAGAACAAACTCTCTTCAAGAGAGAATTCAGAATTTGTCGCACAAGGTGACCCAGTTAGATTCAAATGTCGAGGAGG TTTCCTTACAAGATATCAATATGCGGAAAGCATTTAAGTGTACAATAGTCACAGATCAGCAGGTTCTTGGAAGCAACACCTTGCCGTCGGCAATGAGGGAGAGATATCAGGGGTGTGATAAACCCCCTAGGCTCCAGGAGATGAATCCTTACAGAGATGACAATAAGAATGCCCTGAAGTTTTATACAGATCCTACCTACTTCTTTGAACTTTGGTGTGAAgagatgaaaaaagaaacagaaaagaaaaagaaaaaacgg AGAGGTGGTAGGGTGCGAGCAGCAACGGGGGAAAAGAAACCAGTTAaggcaataaagaaaaaggtttattGTGCACATGGCGAAGAGTTTAAGACCCCAGGAAGCAGTACACCAACCACACCTGTTACAGAAGAGGCAATCAATGCTGATTCAGATGCACATCATGTTGAACAATCTAAACAGGCAAATGGTGGCATACCTGGTAGTGCCCCACCCAATCACATCATAGAATCAAGCAAATCTGGGTCCCCTGCAGCACGAAGGCAGTCTAGAAGGTACACCAATCAAAATGTTAATCGGCCAAATGCAGCACCACCACCTCCCCCTCCCTTGGCATCAATGGAAAAATTTGTATCTCTTCCACGTAGTGACTCAGTTTCTTCACATGGGGTTCCTGTGCTACCAACACTGCCTAATCCTGCAGCACCACCTCCCCCTCcgccccctccccctccccctctgCTTGGTCAAAAAGGGGTAAATGCTTTAAAACAAGCCCCATCTGAATCTTCTGTTGGAGCACAGCCCACAATGTCGCCATCTTCAACGTCACTTACAACCTCGAACTCGGAGTCAAGCATAAGTGTGCAAAGTAGTGACACACCACTACCCCCAAAGGCGCAAGTTGATGCAAGGAGTGACTTATTGTCAGCAATCAGGCACGGCATGGAGCTCCGAAAAGTACAGGTTCAGGAAGCGCGCAAAGCACCTGAATCAAATGGCTTTGGTGATGTGGCAAGTATATTGGCTCGTCGCATTGCAGTAGAATATTCATCAAGTGAAGATGAAAGTGAGACAGGTTCAGAATGGTCCGATGGAGAAGATGAGTGA